One genomic segment of Thioclava sp. GXIMD2076 includes these proteins:
- a CDS encoding AAA family ATPase — translation MFTHESLEELHSRSLKMQAAIRKQTFSPEHEKTLRRFSSWEVSELILKINQSTFRGRLAADLDLPGGEVEEEGRQRWFTLPEINEMRRKMKVNRRSLQPPRPHKKRAIRVAISNFKGGAGKSTVALHMAHAAALDGYRVLLVDFDPQATLTHSMGLTDVSEELTVWGIIARDLIRETERMNNAPRAAESGTALPHRRLPGSILDLGLDSLRITDFIRTTAWPTIDMIPSCANAAFVEFASAQYRHLNPDWSFFAAVARYLDAVPHDSYDVIVFDCPPAIGYQSMNAVFAADVLYIPSGPGYWEYDSTTSFIGQLSEALGDLSHGFEGTFPAGNMTLPKEFLDIRFLMTRFEPGNDLHRAMFEAFRNVFGERLADNPIEMTRAVEQSGRFLSSVYEIDYRTMTRETWRRARASFDRAYDEFRATFLNAWEKLEEIE, via the coding sequence ATGTTCACTCACGAAAGTCTGGAGGAGCTGCATTCCCGCTCGCTCAAGATGCAGGCAGCCATCCGCAAGCAGACCTTCTCGCCCGAGCACGAGAAGACATTGCGCCGCTTCTCCAGCTGGGAGGTCTCCGAGCTGATCCTGAAGATCAACCAATCGACCTTCCGTGGCCGCTTGGCCGCCGATCTTGACCTTCCCGGCGGGGAAGTCGAGGAGGAGGGCCGCCAGCGCTGGTTCACCCTTCCGGAGATCAACGAGATGCGGCGCAAGATGAAGGTTAACCGCCGCTCCCTGCAGCCGCCGCGACCGCATAAGAAGCGCGCGATCCGCGTGGCCATCTCCAACTTCAAGGGCGGAGCCGGTAAATCGACCGTGGCACTCCATATGGCGCATGCGGCGGCCCTCGATGGCTATCGCGTCCTGCTCGTCGATTTCGACCCGCAGGCCACGCTGACCCATTCGATGGGCCTCACCGATGTCTCCGAGGAGTTGACCGTCTGGGGGATCATCGCGCGCGACCTCATCCGCGAGACCGAGCGGATGAACAATGCGCCCCGCGCAGCCGAATCCGGCACGGCCCTGCCCCATCGCAGGCTTCCCGGCTCGATCCTTGATCTGGGGCTCGACAGCCTTCGCATCACCGATTTCATCCGCACCACCGCGTGGCCTACGATCGACATGATCCCCTCCTGCGCCAACGCGGCCTTCGTCGAGTTCGCCTCCGCGCAATACCGCCATCTCAATCCTGACTGGTCATTCTTCGCCGCGGTCGCCCGCTATCTCGATGCGGTGCCCCATGACAGCTATGATGTCATCGTGTTCGACTGCCCGCCGGCCATCGGATACCAGTCGATGAACGCGGTCTTCGCGGCCGATGTCCTCTATATTCCCTCGGGGCCCGGTTATTGGGAATACGACTCGACCACCTCCTTCATCGGACAGCTTTCGGAAGCCCTGGGCGATCTCTCCCACGGGTTCGAGGGGACCTTCCCCGCGGGGAATATGACCTTGCCGAAGGAATTCCTCGACATCCGTTTCCTGATGACGCGGTTCGAGCCGGGCAACGATCTGCACCGTGCGATGTTCGAAGCCTTCCGTAATGTGTTTGGTGAACGCTTAGCCGATAACCCGATCGAGATGACGCGGGCGGTCGAGCAGTCGGGGCGTTTCCTGTCATCTGTTTACGAGATAGACTACCGCACGATGACCCGAGAGACCTGGCGCAGGGCGCGCGCCTCCTTTGACCGCGCCTATGATGAGTTCCGTGCGACCTTCCTGAACGCATGGGAGAAACTGGAGGAGATTGAATGA
- a CDS encoding PAS domain-containing methyl-accepting chemotaxis protein, which translates to MFNSKKLRQELEDLRREVNAFENSHAVARVSIDRKFLYINEIFATMFGFKTTDVLGQPYDKLVRDKDLHQEDFNDIWRILKLGTPVNRIVPRLNARGEEIWLDTTYSPISSKDGVTEHVLIAAREITTMHLRRRDNRSQVDALKRSMAVIEFDLKGNILDANERFLTATDYKIDEIRGKPHRIFMPKGEADSQEYRDFWHRLELGSSEAGRVRRVNKHGEILWLEAAYETLIDPEGRPFKVVKYAFDITDARNMAADAEGQIAAIQKVQAVIEFDPQGTITSANDLFCKAMGYERSEILNKPHSMFMPADQVNGAEYSTHWKRLRAGETIEGDFIRIGKGGKEVHIRASYNPIRNAAGKVVKVVKFAVDTTPYMRMNNAMESCLERLSEGDLGTRIDTDLGEFDNLRVQFNEAVGRIEQVVVSVLEQTAQIAQEAASITAGTTELSRRSERQAATLEQSAAALEELTTSVRGAAEMTLTARSKAEKAKEQSDRSSVVVNDAVTAMNEIAASSQSISRITSVIDDIAFQTNLLALNAGVEAARAGDAGRGFAVVASEVRGLAQRSSDAAREIANLIEASTRQVGRGVELVGQAGEALQSIDESITGIRDSIQQIASSAQEQSNGLNEMNTAVSDLDRAVQQNAAMAEQSSAAVQMLQKGIDTMSENVGYFRCGEAVPTASEDRMAS; encoded by the coding sequence ATGTTCAATTCAAAAAAACTTCGCCAAGAGCTAGAAGACCTGCGTCGCGAAGTGAATGCATTCGAGAACTCCCATGCGGTCGCGCGGGTTAGTATTGACCGTAAATTCTTGTATATTAATGAAATATTCGCCACTATGTTCGGATTCAAGACGACAGATGTCCTAGGGCAGCCCTATGACAAACTGGTGCGTGATAAGGATCTGCATCAGGAGGATTTCAACGATATCTGGCGCATCCTGAAACTCGGGACACCCGTCAACCGGATCGTGCCGCGCCTGAATGCAAGGGGCGAGGAAATCTGGCTCGATACGACCTATTCGCCGATCAGCAGCAAGGACGGGGTCACCGAGCATGTGCTGATTGCCGCGCGCGAGATCACGACGATGCATCTGCGGCGCAGGGATAACCGCAGTCAAGTCGATGCGCTCAAACGTTCGATGGCGGTGATCGAATTCGACCTGAAGGGCAATATTCTTGATGCGAATGAACGGTTCCTGACCGCGACGGATTACAAGATCGACGAGATCCGAGGTAAGCCGCACCGGATCTTCATGCCGAAAGGTGAGGCCGATAGCCAGGAATATCGTGACTTCTGGCATAGGTTGGAACTGGGTTCCTCGGAAGCGGGCCGCGTGCGGCGGGTGAACAAACACGGAGAGATCCTCTGGCTCGAGGCGGCATACGAGACGCTGATCGATCCGGAGGGACGGCCGTTCAAGGTTGTGAAATATGCGTTCGATATCACGGATGCGCGCAATATGGCTGCGGATGCCGAGGGCCAGATTGCAGCGATCCAGAAGGTGCAGGCGGTGATCGAATTCGATCCGCAAGGCACGATCACGTCGGCCAATGACCTGTTCTGCAAAGCTATGGGTTACGAGCGTTCCGAGATCCTCAATAAACCCCATAGCATGTTCATGCCGGCCGATCAGGTGAATGGTGCGGAGTATAGCACCCACTGGAAGCGTCTGCGCGCGGGCGAGACGATCGAGGGCGATTTCATCCGCATTGGAAAGGGCGGGAAGGAAGTCCATATCCGCGCAAGCTACAACCCGATTCGCAATGCGGCGGGCAAGGTCGTGAAGGTCGTGAAATTCGCCGTTGATACGACCCCTTACATGCGTATGAACAATGCGATGGAGAGCTGTCTCGAGCGGCTGTCCGAGGGCGATCTGGGAACGCGGATCGATACCGATCTGGGCGAGTTCGACAATCTGCGCGTGCAGTTCAACGAGGCGGTCGGCCGGATCGAACAGGTGGTGGTCAGCGTCCTCGAACAGACCGCACAGATCGCGCAGGAAGCGGCCTCGATCACCGCGGGCACCACCGAATTGTCGCGCCGTTCCGAGCGGCAGGCGGCAACACTCGAGCAGAGTGCCGCAGCGCTTGAAGAGCTGACGACCTCGGTGCGGGGCGCCGCCGAGATGACGCTGACCGCGCGTTCCAAGGCTGAGAAGGCGAAGGAGCAATCCGACCGCTCAAGCGTCGTGGTGAATGATGCGGTGACCGCGATGAACGAGATCGCGGCCAGTTCGCAGTCGATTTCGCGGATCACCTCGGTGATTGACGATATCGCTTTCCAGACCAATCTTCTGGCGCTGAACGCGGGTGTCGAGGCCGCGCGGGCAGGCGATGCGGGACGCGGCTTCGCCGTCGTGGCCTCCGAGGTGCGCGGGCTGGCACAGCGCTCCTCGGATGCGGCGCGCGAGATTGCCAATCTGATCGAGGCCTCGACCCGTCAGGTCGGGCGCGGCGTCGAGCTTGTCGGTCAGGCGGGGGAGGCGCTGCAATCCATCGACGAATCGATCACCGGCATTCGCGATTCGATCCAGCAGATCGCGTCCTCGGCGCAGGAGCAGAGCAACGGCCTGAACGAAATGAACACCGCCGTCAGCGATCTTGACCGCGCGGTGCAGCAGAACGCAGCCATGGCCGAACAGAGCTCCGCAGCCGTACAGATGCTGCAGAAAGGGATCGACACGATGAGCGAGAATGTGGGGTATTTCCGTTGTGGCGAGGCTGTACCCACGGCATCCGAGGACCGGATGGCAAGCTGA
- a CDS encoding DEAD/DEAH box helicase — protein sequence MFDFDMLGLSPALKDALSAQGFKEPTPIQNKAIPLAMQGHDILGLAQTGTGKTLAFGLPLIDQLLQAPSKPAPKTAKSLILAPTRELVNQIADGLRTLTKGTKIHIITVVGGQSINRQIGALHRGCDILVATPGRLIDLMDRGSVDLSQTKHLVLDEADQMLDLGFIHALRKIAPRLGTPRQTMLFSATMPKQMEELSKAYLNNPQRVQVSPPGKAADKVSQSVQFMDKAEKPNRLRKILSQDEGALTLVFCRTKHGAEKLMRSLEKDGFPAASIHGNKSQNQRDRAIEGFRAGTTTILVATDVAARGIDIPGVAYVINFDLPEVPDSYVHRIGRTARAGREGQAIAFCCEEEVELLDQIEKLMKIEIPVAAGSRPAGVSPAPRGRRRGGPPKSGAVRAFKPAGEGKPNGQNRRRKPQGSGKRGPADAGPAKRRAPQH from the coding sequence ATGTTCGATTTCGATATGCTGGGGCTCTCCCCCGCACTTAAAGACGCGCTGAGCGCGCAAGGGTTCAAAGAACCGACCCCCATCCAGAACAAGGCCATTCCGCTGGCCATGCAGGGCCATGACATCCTGGGCCTCGCCCAGACCGGCACCGGCAAGACGCTGGCCTTCGGCCTGCCGCTGATCGACCAACTGCTGCAGGCGCCGTCCAAACCCGCGCCCAAAACCGCCAAATCGCTCATCCTCGCACCCACCCGTGAGCTGGTGAACCAGATCGCCGACGGGCTGCGCACGCTGACCAAAGGCACCAAGATCCACATCATCACCGTCGTCGGCGGCCAGTCGATCAACCGCCAGATCGGCGCGCTGCATCGGGGCTGCGATATCCTCGTCGCCACCCCTGGCCGTCTCATCGACCTGATGGACCGCGGCTCGGTCGATCTGTCGCAGACCAAGCATCTCGTGCTCGACGAGGCCGACCAGATGCTCGATCTCGGCTTCATCCACGCGCTGCGCAAGATCGCACCGCGTCTGGGCACGCCGCGCCAGACCATGCTGTTCTCGGCGACCATGCCCAAGCAGATGGAAGAGCTGTCCAAGGCCTATCTCAACAATCCCCAGCGCGTTCAGGTGAGCCCGCCCGGCAAAGCGGCCGATAAGGTCAGCCAGTCGGTGCAGTTCATGGACAAGGCCGAAAAGCCCAACCGACTGCGCAAGATCCTCTCGCAGGACGAGGGCGCGCTGACTCTGGTCTTCTGCCGCACCAAGCACGGTGCCGAGAAACTGATGCGCTCGCTCGAGAAAGACGGCTTCCCCGCCGCCTCGATCCACGGCAACAAAAGCCAGAACCAGCGCGACCGCGCCATCGAGGGCTTCCGTGCCGGCACGACCACCATTCTGGTCGCCACCGACGTGGCCGCCCGCGGTATCGACATTCCGGGCGTGGCCTATGTGATCAACTTCGACCTCCCCGAAGTGCCTGATAGCTATGTACACCGCATCGGCCGGACCGCGCGTGCGGGCCGCGAAGGTCAGGCCATCGCCTTCTGCTGCGAGGAAGAGGTCGAGCTTCTCGACCAGATCGAGAAGCTGATGAAGATCGAGATCCCCGTGGCCGCGGGCTCGCGCCCTGCCGGTGTCTCTCCTGCCCCGCGTGGCCGTCGTCGGGGTGGCCCGCCGAAATCGGGCGCCGTGCGGGCGTTCAAACCTGCGGGTGAGGGCAAACCGAATGGCCAGAACCGCCGCCGCAAACCGCAAGGCTCGGGCAAACGGGGTCCCGCCGATGCCGGGCCCGCAAAGCGCCGCGCGCCACAGCACTGA